Proteins encoded together in one Hevea brasiliensis isolate MT/VB/25A 57/8 chromosome 16, ASM3005281v1, whole genome shotgun sequence window:
- the LOC110668943 gene encoding RING-H2 finger protein ATL54, with protein MAKKHRKLFPALSATNQTGDCPDFCDPACPYNCYPYADYYYLSPSPPPPPPPSLLPPEHHLSPYVIIIVALLASFFLVVSYYVIIAKSCPGWCSSRNNRQPQGEADNMDEEFLDENQVDHPIWFITTAGLQQSIINSITVCKYKKGEGLIEGTECSVCLSEFQQDETLRLLPKCNHAFHISCIDTWLRSHTNCPLCRAHIVNDPVTTPLILVNQNADNQNTVVRTPMDDSEVDGESGNSQERNEQNRAGTEVGGEIVHVGNERIMKEDINSTENGDIEKIYESGDDFQIAKSEIQPVRRSVSMDSLTAATMYLSLTNTSAIELEGSSVNQKENSEQPGSGIVSKQDAFKQLGRSSITQHLHKNPVPMKRSFSCSSRQNRNLNSILPL; from the coding sequence ATGGCAAAGAAGCACAGAAAACTCTTCCCAGCTTTGAGTGCAACAAACCAGACTGGAGATTGTCCAGACTTCTGCGACCCAGCCTGCCCCTATAACTGCTATCCTTATGCAGATTACTATTACCTGTCTCcatcaccaccacctccacctcctccttCTCTCTTACCCCCAGAGCATCACCTGTCACCTTATGTGATCATTATAGTTGCTTTGCTCGCCAGTTTCTTCCTTGTTGTTAGCTATTATGTTATCATAGCTAAGTCCTGCCCTGGTTGGTGCAGTTCAAGGAACAACAGGCAGCCACAAGGTGAAGCGGATAATATGGATGAAGAGTTTCTTGACGAGAACCAGGTTGATCACCCGATTTGGTTTATCACGACAGCAGGTTTGCAACAGTCGATTATCAATTCGATCACAGTTTGCAAGTACAAGAAAGGCGAAGGGCTTATTGAAGGTACCGAATGTTCAGTTTGCTTGAGTGAGTTTCAACAAGATGAGACTCTTAGGCTCTTGCCTAAGTGCAACCATGCCTTCCACATTTCTTGTATTGATACTTGGTTAAGATCTCACACAAATTGTCCTTTGTGTCGCGCACATATAGTCAATGATCCTGTGACCACTCCCCTTATTTTGGTAAATCAGAATGCTGATAATCAGAACACGGTAGTCAGAACCCCAATGGACGATTCTGAAGTTGATGGTGAATCAGGCAATTCTCAAGAGAGAAATGAACAAAACAGGGCTGGAACAGAGGTGGGAGGTGAAATAGTACATGTTGGAAACGAAAGAATTATGAAGGAAGACATAAATTCTACCGAAAATGGTGACATTGAGAAAATTTATGAGTCTGGTGATGATTTTCAGATTGCAAAAAGTGAAATACAGCCAGTGAGAAGATCTGTTTCAATGGATTCTTTGACAGCTGCAACTATGTATCTCAGTCTAACCAATACAAGTGCAATTGAATTGGAGGGAAGTTCGGTTAATCAGAAAGAAAACAGTGAACAGCCTGGTTCAGGTATTGTTTCGAAGCAAGATGCATTCAAGCAATTGGGCAGGTCTTCCATCACACAACATCTGCACAAAAATCCTGTTCCTATGAAAAGATCATTTTCTTGCTCATCGAGACAAAACAGAAACTTGAATTCAATTCTACCCTTGTAA
- the LOC110635800 gene encoding transcription factor bHLH96-like, whose amino-acid sequence MALETVVYPQDPFSYGYRDCYSLPIGGAWGYDFHLQEEDKAFLGIPENSYNNIEQQHGFHANWDSSSPSVMQHAKDQWDPNSSPETCIIDQHLLPPSGVFHPMVPPPATAGRRKRRRTKSTKNMEEIENQRMTHIAVERNRRKQMNEYLAVLRSLMPPSYVQRGDQASIIGGAINFVKELEQLLQTMEAHKKTKQEPADVSGFSSSPFAEFFAFPQYSTRAPATEEESVVDQNQWSMADIEVTMVESHANLKILSKKRPRQLLKMVAGLQALRLSVLHLNVTTVDQLVLYSVSVKVEEGCHLNTVDEIAAAVNQMLHRIHEEETAFSQN is encoded by the exons ATGGCACTCGAGACAGTGGTGTATCCCCAAGATCCTTTTAGTTATGGCTACAGGGATTGTTACTCCTTGCCAATTGGCGGAGCTTGGGGCTATGATTTTCATTTACAAGAAGAAGATAAAGCTTTTCTTGGGATTCCTGAAAACAGCTATAATAATATAGAGCAACAACATGGTTTCCATGCAAATTGGGATTCTTCATCTCCTTCCGTGATGCAACATGCAAAAGATCAATGGGATCCTAATTCTTCACCTGAGACTTGCATTATTGATCAACATCTCCTTCCACCTTCTGGAGTATTCCATCCAATGGTTCCACCGCCCGCCACGGCTGGCCGGCGAAAGCGAAGACGCACCAAGAGTACCAAGAATATGGAGGAAATAGAGAACCAGAGGATGACTCACATTGCAGTTGAACGCAACCGCAGGAAACAGATGAACGAGTATCTTGCTGTGCTCAGGTCTCTGATGCCACCTTCCTACGTTCAGAGG GGTGACCAAGCATCCATAATTGGAGGTGCCATTAATTTTGTGAAGGAGCTAGAGCAGCTCTTGCAGACCATGGAGGCCCATAAAAAGACCAAGCAGGAACCAGCTGATGTCAGTGGCTTCTCTTCATCACCATTTGCTGAGTTCTTCGCCTTCCCACAGTACTCAACTCGAGCTCCGGCCACTGAGGAGGAATCGGTGGTTGATCAAAATCAGTGGTCTATGGCAGACATAGAAGTGACCATGGTGGAGAGCCATGCCAATCTTAAAATACTTTCAAAGAAAAGACCTAGACAGCTCTTGAAGATGGTAGCAGGTTTGCAAGCCTTAAGGCTCAGTGTTCTCCACCTAAATGTCACAACCGTTGATCAATTGGTTCTCTATTCAGTTAGTGTCAAG GTTGAGGAAGGTTGCCACCTTAATACAGTGGATGAGATTGCAGCTGCAGTTAATCAAATGCTACATAGGATTCATGAAGAGGAAACTGCTTTCAGCCAAAATTGA